Proteins from a single region of Anser cygnoides isolate HZ-2024a breed goose chromosome 18, Taihu_goose_T2T_genome, whole genome shotgun sequence:
- the GIT1 gene encoding ARF GTPase-activating protein GIT1 isoform X3 produces MSRKAQRAEVCADCSAPDPGWASINRGVLICDECCSVHRSLGRHISIVKHLRHSPWPATLLQMVHTLASNGANSIWEHSLLDPAQVQSGRRKANPQDKVHPTKSEFIRAKYQMLAFVHKLPCRDDDGVTAKDLSKQLHSSVRTGNLETCLRLLSLGAQANFFHPEKGTTPLHVAAKAGQILQAELLVVYGADPGAPDVNGRTPIDYARQAAQHELAERLVECQYELTDRLAFYLCGRKPDHKNGHYIIPQMADRVRPKCMAQSLDLSELAKAAKKKLQALSNRLFEELAMDVYDEVDRRENDAVWLTTQNHSTLVTERSAVPFLPVNPEYSATRNQGRQKLARFNAREFATLLIDILGEAKRRQQGKSLLSPTGDLDFSLRSQSDLDDQHDYDSVASDEDTDQELLRNASRNNRARSMDSSDLSDGPITLQEYLEVKKALAASEAKVQQLMKVNNSLSDELRRLQREIHKLQSENTQIRQQTGPPHPAPAPSERPEHGHPPGTAPPHRRDRQAFSMYEPGSALKPFGQPVEELVTRLQPFGSSMRKGPSASSMPFPPSSPLLSCPPDGARHMSKLDRHGSGTDSDYDNTQAGEILLGVEGKRFVELSKDEDFPHELDPLDGELDPGLPSTEDVILKTEQVTKNIQELLRAAQESKHDSFVPCSEKIHLAVTEMASLFPKKPALETVRSSLRLLNASAYRLQSECRKTVPPEPGAAVDYQLLTQQVIQCAYDIAKAAKQLVTITTREKKQ; encoded by the exons ACCCCGGCTGGGCCTCCATCAACCGCGGCGTCCTCATCTGCGACGAGTGCTGCAGCGTGCACCGCAGCCTGGGCCGCCACATCTCCATCGTCAAGCACCTGCGCCACAGCCCCTGGCCCGCCACCCTGCTCCAG ATGGTGCACACCTTGGCCAGCAACGGGGCCAACTCCATCTGGGAGCACTCGCTGCTGGATCCGGCCCAGGTGCAGAGCGGGCGCCGCAAGGCCAACCCGCAGGACAAAGTGCA ccccaccaaGTCCGAGTTCATCCGCGCCAAGTACCAGATGCTGGCCTTCGTCCACAAGCTGCCCTGCCGGGACGACGACGGCGTCACCGCCAAGGACCTCAGCAAG CAATTGCACTCCAGCGTGCGGACGGGCAACCTGGAGACCTGCCTGCGCCTGCTCTCGCTGGGGGCTCAGGCCAACTTCTTCCACCCG GAGAAGGGCACCACGCCGCTGCACGTGGCGGCCAAGGCCGGGCAGatcctgcaggcagagctgctggtggtCTACGGCGCCGACCCCGGGGCGCCCGACGTGAACGGCCGGACCCCCATCGACTACGCCAG GCAGGCGGCCCAGCACGAGCTGGCGGAGCGGCTGGTGGAGTGCCAGTACGAGCTGACCGACCGGCTGGCCTTCTACCTCTGCGGCAGGAAGCCGG ACCACAAGAACGGGCACTACATCATCCCGCAGATGGCAGACAG GGTGCGCCCAAAGTGCATGGCACAGAG CCTGGACCTCTCCGAGCTGGCCAAGGCGGCGAAGAAGAAGCTGCAGGCG ctcagcaacCGCCTCTTCGAGGAGCTGGCCATGGACGTGTACGACGAGGTGGATCGCCGGGAGAACGACGCGG TGTGGCTGACGACGCAGAACCACAGCACGCTGGTGACGGAGCGCAGCGCCGTCCCCTTCCTGCCCGTCAACCCCGAGTACTCGGCCACCCGCAACCAG GGCCGGCAGAAGTTGGCCAGGTTCAACGCCAGGGAGTTCGCCACGCTGCTCATCGACATCCTCGGGGAGGCCAAGCGCCGGCAGCAAGGGAAGAGCCTGCTGAGCCCCACGGGCGACCTCGACTTCTCCCTGCGGAGCCAGAGCGACCTGGACGACCAGCACGACTACGACAGCGTCGCCTCCGACGAGGACACGGaccaggagctgctgcgcaACGCCTCCCGCAACAACCGTGCCCGG AGCATGGACTCCTCGGACCTGTCGGATGGCCCCATCACGCTGCAGGAGTACCTGGAGGTGAAGAAGGCCCTGGCCGCCTCGGAGGCCAAGGTGCAGCAGCTGATGAAGGTGAACAACAGCCTGAGCGACGAGCTGCGCCGGCTGCAGCGCGAG ATCCACAAGCTGCAGTCGGAAAACACGCAGATCCGGCAGCAGACGGGGCCCCCgcacccggccccggcccccagcgAGCGCCCGGAGCACGGGCacccccccggcacggcccccccgCACCGCCGGGACCGCCAGGCCTTCTCCATGTACGAGCCCGGCTCGGCGCTGAAACCTTTCGGGCAGCcggtggaggagctggtgaccaggctgcagcccttcGGCAGCAGC ATGCGGAAAGGTCCGTCGGCCTCCTCCATGCCCTTTCCCCCGTCCTCCCCGCTGCTCTCCTGCCCGCCTGATGGTGCCCGGCACATG AGCAAACTGGACCGGCACGGCAGCGGCACCGACAGCGACTACGACAACACCCAGGCGGGCGAGATCCTGCTTGG CGTGGAGGGGAAGCGTTTCGTGGAGCTGAGCAAGGACGAGGACTTCCCCCACGAGCTGGACCCGCTGGACGGGGAGCTGGATCCCGGGCTGCCCAGCACGGAGGACGTCATCCTCAAAACCGAGCAGGTCACCAAGAACatccaggagctgctgcgggcTGCCCAGGAGTCCAAGCACGACAG CTTTGTGCCCTGCTCGGAGAAGATCCACTTGGCCGTGACGGAGATGGCATCGCTCTTCCCCAAG aaGCCGGCGCTGGAGACGGTGCGGAGCTCGCTGCGGCTGCTCAACGCCAGCGCCTACCGGCTGCAGAGCGAGTGCCGCAAGACCGTGCCCCCCGAGCCGGGCGCCGCCGTGGACTACCAGCTCCTGACGCAGCAGGTCATCCAGTGTGCCTACGACATCGCCAAGGCCGCCAAGCAGCTGGTCACCATCACCACCCGCGAGAAGAAGCAGTGA
- the GIT1 gene encoding ARF GTPase-activating protein GIT1 isoform X1 — protein MSRKAQRAEVCADCSAPDPGWASINRGVLICDECCSVHRSLGRHISIVKHLRHSPWPATLLQMVHTLASNGANSIWEHSLLDPAQVQSGRRKANPQDKVHPTKSEFIRAKYQMLAFVHKLPCRDDDGVTAKDLSKQLHSSVRTGNLETCLRLLSLGAQANFFHPEKGTTPLHVAAKAGQILQAELLVVYGADPGAPDVNGRTPIDYARQAAQHELAERLVECQYELTDRLAFYLCGRKPDHKNGHYIIPQMADRVRPKCMAQSLDLSELAKAAKKKLQALSNRLFEELAMDVYDEVDRRENDAVWLTTQNHSTLVTERSAVPFLPVNPEYSATRNQGRQKLARFNAREFATLLIDILGEAKRRQQGKSLLSPTGDLDFSLRSQSDLDDQHDYDSVASDEDTDQELLRNASRNNRARSMDSSDLSDGPITLQEYLEVKKALAASEAKVQQLMKVNNSLSDELRRLQREIHKLQSENTQIRQQTGPPHPAPAPSERPEHGHPPGTAPPHRRDRQAFSMYEPGSALKPFGQPVEELVTRLQPFGSSEAEDEALYSMHVPASVYRMRKGPSASSMPFPPSSPLLSCPPDGARHMSKLDRHGSGTDSDYDNTQAGEILLGVEGKRFVELSKDEDFPHELDPLDGELDPGLPSTEDVILKTEQVTKNIQELLRAAQESKHDSFVPCSEKIHLAVTEMASLFPKKPALETVRSSLRLLNASAYRLQSECRKTVPPEPGAAVDYQLLTQQVIQCAYDIAKAAKQLVTITTREKKQ, from the exons ACCCCGGCTGGGCCTCCATCAACCGCGGCGTCCTCATCTGCGACGAGTGCTGCAGCGTGCACCGCAGCCTGGGCCGCCACATCTCCATCGTCAAGCACCTGCGCCACAGCCCCTGGCCCGCCACCCTGCTCCAG ATGGTGCACACCTTGGCCAGCAACGGGGCCAACTCCATCTGGGAGCACTCGCTGCTGGATCCGGCCCAGGTGCAGAGCGGGCGCCGCAAGGCCAACCCGCAGGACAAAGTGCA ccccaccaaGTCCGAGTTCATCCGCGCCAAGTACCAGATGCTGGCCTTCGTCCACAAGCTGCCCTGCCGGGACGACGACGGCGTCACCGCCAAGGACCTCAGCAAG CAATTGCACTCCAGCGTGCGGACGGGCAACCTGGAGACCTGCCTGCGCCTGCTCTCGCTGGGGGCTCAGGCCAACTTCTTCCACCCG GAGAAGGGCACCACGCCGCTGCACGTGGCGGCCAAGGCCGGGCAGatcctgcaggcagagctgctggtggtCTACGGCGCCGACCCCGGGGCGCCCGACGTGAACGGCCGGACCCCCATCGACTACGCCAG GCAGGCGGCCCAGCACGAGCTGGCGGAGCGGCTGGTGGAGTGCCAGTACGAGCTGACCGACCGGCTGGCCTTCTACCTCTGCGGCAGGAAGCCGG ACCACAAGAACGGGCACTACATCATCCCGCAGATGGCAGACAG GGTGCGCCCAAAGTGCATGGCACAGAG CCTGGACCTCTCCGAGCTGGCCAAGGCGGCGAAGAAGAAGCTGCAGGCG ctcagcaacCGCCTCTTCGAGGAGCTGGCCATGGACGTGTACGACGAGGTGGATCGCCGGGAGAACGACGCGG TGTGGCTGACGACGCAGAACCACAGCACGCTGGTGACGGAGCGCAGCGCCGTCCCCTTCCTGCCCGTCAACCCCGAGTACTCGGCCACCCGCAACCAG GGCCGGCAGAAGTTGGCCAGGTTCAACGCCAGGGAGTTCGCCACGCTGCTCATCGACATCCTCGGGGAGGCCAAGCGCCGGCAGCAAGGGAAGAGCCTGCTGAGCCCCACGGGCGACCTCGACTTCTCCCTGCGGAGCCAGAGCGACCTGGACGACCAGCACGACTACGACAGCGTCGCCTCCGACGAGGACACGGaccaggagctgctgcgcaACGCCTCCCGCAACAACCGTGCCCGG AGCATGGACTCCTCGGACCTGTCGGATGGCCCCATCACGCTGCAGGAGTACCTGGAGGTGAAGAAGGCCCTGGCCGCCTCGGAGGCCAAGGTGCAGCAGCTGATGAAGGTGAACAACAGCCTGAGCGACGAGCTGCGCCGGCTGCAGCGCGAG ATCCACAAGCTGCAGTCGGAAAACACGCAGATCCGGCAGCAGACGGGGCCCCCgcacccggccccggcccccagcgAGCGCCCGGAGCACGGGCacccccccggcacggcccccccgCACCGCCGGGACCGCCAGGCCTTCTCCATGTACGAGCCCGGCTCGGCGCTGAAACCTTTCGGGCAGCcggtggaggagctggtgaccaggctgcagcccttcGGCAGCAGC GAGGCGGAGGACGAGGCTCTGTACTCCATGCACGTCCCGGCCAGCGTGTACCGG ATGCGGAAAGGTCCGTCGGCCTCCTCCATGCCCTTTCCCCCGTCCTCCCCGCTGCTCTCCTGCCCGCCTGATGGTGCCCGGCACATG AGCAAACTGGACCGGCACGGCAGCGGCACCGACAGCGACTACGACAACACCCAGGCGGGCGAGATCCTGCTTGG CGTGGAGGGGAAGCGTTTCGTGGAGCTGAGCAAGGACGAGGACTTCCCCCACGAGCTGGACCCGCTGGACGGGGAGCTGGATCCCGGGCTGCCCAGCACGGAGGACGTCATCCTCAAAACCGAGCAGGTCACCAAGAACatccaggagctgctgcgggcTGCCCAGGAGTCCAAGCACGACAG CTTTGTGCCCTGCTCGGAGAAGATCCACTTGGCCGTGACGGAGATGGCATCGCTCTTCCCCAAG aaGCCGGCGCTGGAGACGGTGCGGAGCTCGCTGCGGCTGCTCAACGCCAGCGCCTACCGGCTGCAGAGCGAGTGCCGCAAGACCGTGCCCCCCGAGCCGGGCGCCGCCGTGGACTACCAGCTCCTGACGCAGCAGGTCATCCAGTGTGCCTACGACATCGCCAAGGCCGCCAAGCAGCTGGTCACCATCACCACCCGCGAGAAGAAGCAGTGA
- the ABHD15 gene encoding protein ABHD15 yields the protein MLSPEGLVAVAAVVTCLGYLAWHLLCGRPEVPGGLEDEEEGEEGTPILTEDGVGCCRLLCKPSALAQHLERSLGRSAALRGGPWPWPRWPRLRLLQQLLPPPQPAPAVVREHLQVPDGGLVALDWLVGPRGAGGRRRGSGGPPSPVLLLIPNAAGKVPGGLLQLGRRALELGYVPVVFNRRGHNGCPLATPRLQPFGDPGDLREAVAYVCCRHPAAPLLAVSEGSGSGLLLAYLGESGSSSRLAAAACLSPVFRARDWFEAPLPRLYEWPLLLHLKRGLSRYAGALAEAVDVAKLLGSRSLRELEEALFCGTESRPASWEAYWERNEPLRDADEVAVPVLCVCSADDPVRGPPARTLPVELFRSSPYFFLLLTPRGGHCGFPQRGPGRCWGHEAVLEYFRAIGEFLRAEERRTGVPQPRRWGGPLPEPPAFTWQRSYTR from the exons ATGCTGTCCCCTGAGGGTTTGGTGGCCGTGGCCGCCGTGGTCACCTGCCTGGGCTACCTGGCGTGGCACCTTCTGTGTGGGAGGCCGGAGGTGCCCGGAGGCCtggaggatgaagaggagggagaggaggggaccCCCATCCTCACTGAGGACGGCGTGGGGTGCTGCCGGCTGCTGTGTAAGCCCTCGGCGCTGGCCCAGCACCTGGAGCGGAGCTTGGGGCGCTCGGCGGCGTTGAGGGGGGGGCCCTGGCCGTGGCCTCGCTGGCCTCGTCTCcgtctgctgcagcagctcctgccgcCCCCCCAGCCGGCACCGGCGGTGGTCCGGGAGCACCTGCAGGTCCCCGACGGCGGCCTGGTGGCCCTGGACTGGCTGGTggggccgcggggggccgggggccggcggcggggcagcgggggcccccccagcccggtgcTGCTGCTCATCCCCAACGCCGCCGGCaaggtgccgggggggctcctgcagctgggccgCCGGGCGCTGGAGCTCGGCTACGTCCCCGTCGTCTTCAACCGGCGGGGACACAACGGCTGCCCCCTGGCCACCCCCCGGCTCCAGCCCTTCGGGGACCCCGGGGACCTGCGTGAGGCCGTGGCCTACGTGTGCTGCCGGCACCCCGCCGCCCCGCTGCTGGCCGTCAGCGAGGGCTCgggctcggggctgctgctggcctacCTGGGCGAGAGCGGCTCCTCCAGCCGcctggccgccgccgcctgcctcTCGCCCGTCTTCCGCGCCCGGGACTGGTTCGAGGCCCCCCTGCCCCGGCTCTACGAGTggccgctgctgctgcacctcaAGCGGGGACTCAGCAG GTACGCGGGCGCCCTGGCCGAGGCGGTGGACGTGGCcaagctgctgggcagccgctcgctgcgggagctggaggaaGCCCTCTTCTGCGGGACCGAGAGCCGCCCCGCCAGCTGGGAAGCCTACTGGGAGCGCAACGAGCCCCTGCGCGACGCCGACGAGGTGGCCGTGCCCGTGCTGTGCGTCTGCAGCGCCGACGACCCCGTCCGCGGGCCCCCTGCCCGCACGCTGCCCGTGGAGCTGTTCCGCAGCAGCCCCTACTTCTTCCTGCTGCTCACCCCGCGCGGGGGCCACTGCGGCTTCCCCCAGCGCGGCCCAGGGCGATGCTGGGGCCACGAGGCCGTGCTGGAGTACTTCAGGGCCATCGGCGAGTTCCTGCGGGCGGAGGAGCGGAGGACCGGGGTGCCGCAGCCCCGTCGATGGGGGGgtcccctccccgagccccccgccttCACCTGGCAGCGGTCCTACACCAggtag
- the GIT1 gene encoding ARF GTPase-activating protein GIT1 isoform X4 translates to MSRKAQRAEVCADCSAPDPGWASINRGVLICDECCSVHRSLGRHISIVKHLRHSPWPATLLQMVHTLASNGANSIWEHSLLDPAQVQSGRRKANPQDKVHPTKSEFIRAKYQMLAFVHKLPCRDDDGVTAKDLSKQLHSSVRTGNLETCLRLLSLGAQANFFHPEKGTTPLHVAAKAGQILQAELLVVYGADPGAPDVNGRTPIDYARQAAQHELAERLVECQYELTDRLAFYLCGRKPDHKNGHYIIPQMADSLDLSELAKAAKKKLQALSNRLFEELAMDVYDEVDRRENDAVWLTTQNHSTLVTERSAVPFLPVNPEYSATRNQGRQKLARFNAREFATLLIDILGEAKRRQQGKSLLSPTGDLDFSLRSQSDLDDQHDYDSVASDEDTDQELLRNASRNNRARSMDSSDLSDGPITLQEYLEVKKALAASEAKVQQLMKVNNSLSDELRRLQREIHKLQSENTQIRQQTGPPHPAPAPSERPEHGHPPGTAPPHRRDRQAFSMYEPGSALKPFGQPVEELVTRLQPFGSSMRKGPSASSMPFPPSSPLLSCPPDGARHMSKLDRHGSGTDSDYDNTQAGEILLGVEGKRFVELSKDEDFPHELDPLDGELDPGLPSTEDVILKTEQVTKNIQELLRAAQESKHDSFVPCSEKIHLAVTEMASLFPKKPALETVRSSLRLLNASAYRLQSECRKTVPPEPGAAVDYQLLTQQVIQCAYDIAKAAKQLVTITTREKKQ, encoded by the exons ACCCCGGCTGGGCCTCCATCAACCGCGGCGTCCTCATCTGCGACGAGTGCTGCAGCGTGCACCGCAGCCTGGGCCGCCACATCTCCATCGTCAAGCACCTGCGCCACAGCCCCTGGCCCGCCACCCTGCTCCAG ATGGTGCACACCTTGGCCAGCAACGGGGCCAACTCCATCTGGGAGCACTCGCTGCTGGATCCGGCCCAGGTGCAGAGCGGGCGCCGCAAGGCCAACCCGCAGGACAAAGTGCA ccccaccaaGTCCGAGTTCATCCGCGCCAAGTACCAGATGCTGGCCTTCGTCCACAAGCTGCCCTGCCGGGACGACGACGGCGTCACCGCCAAGGACCTCAGCAAG CAATTGCACTCCAGCGTGCGGACGGGCAACCTGGAGACCTGCCTGCGCCTGCTCTCGCTGGGGGCTCAGGCCAACTTCTTCCACCCG GAGAAGGGCACCACGCCGCTGCACGTGGCGGCCAAGGCCGGGCAGatcctgcaggcagagctgctggtggtCTACGGCGCCGACCCCGGGGCGCCCGACGTGAACGGCCGGACCCCCATCGACTACGCCAG GCAGGCGGCCCAGCACGAGCTGGCGGAGCGGCTGGTGGAGTGCCAGTACGAGCTGACCGACCGGCTGGCCTTCTACCTCTGCGGCAGGAAGCCGG ACCACAAGAACGGGCACTACATCATCCCGCAGATGGCAGACAG CCTGGACCTCTCCGAGCTGGCCAAGGCGGCGAAGAAGAAGCTGCAGGCG ctcagcaacCGCCTCTTCGAGGAGCTGGCCATGGACGTGTACGACGAGGTGGATCGCCGGGAGAACGACGCGG TGTGGCTGACGACGCAGAACCACAGCACGCTGGTGACGGAGCGCAGCGCCGTCCCCTTCCTGCCCGTCAACCCCGAGTACTCGGCCACCCGCAACCAG GGCCGGCAGAAGTTGGCCAGGTTCAACGCCAGGGAGTTCGCCACGCTGCTCATCGACATCCTCGGGGAGGCCAAGCGCCGGCAGCAAGGGAAGAGCCTGCTGAGCCCCACGGGCGACCTCGACTTCTCCCTGCGGAGCCAGAGCGACCTGGACGACCAGCACGACTACGACAGCGTCGCCTCCGACGAGGACACGGaccaggagctgctgcgcaACGCCTCCCGCAACAACCGTGCCCGG AGCATGGACTCCTCGGACCTGTCGGATGGCCCCATCACGCTGCAGGAGTACCTGGAGGTGAAGAAGGCCCTGGCCGCCTCGGAGGCCAAGGTGCAGCAGCTGATGAAGGTGAACAACAGCCTGAGCGACGAGCTGCGCCGGCTGCAGCGCGAG ATCCACAAGCTGCAGTCGGAAAACACGCAGATCCGGCAGCAGACGGGGCCCCCgcacccggccccggcccccagcgAGCGCCCGGAGCACGGGCacccccccggcacggcccccccgCACCGCCGGGACCGCCAGGCCTTCTCCATGTACGAGCCCGGCTCGGCGCTGAAACCTTTCGGGCAGCcggtggaggagctggtgaccaggctgcagcccttcGGCAGCAGC ATGCGGAAAGGTCCGTCGGCCTCCTCCATGCCCTTTCCCCCGTCCTCCCCGCTGCTCTCCTGCCCGCCTGATGGTGCCCGGCACATG AGCAAACTGGACCGGCACGGCAGCGGCACCGACAGCGACTACGACAACACCCAGGCGGGCGAGATCCTGCTTGG CGTGGAGGGGAAGCGTTTCGTGGAGCTGAGCAAGGACGAGGACTTCCCCCACGAGCTGGACCCGCTGGACGGGGAGCTGGATCCCGGGCTGCCCAGCACGGAGGACGTCATCCTCAAAACCGAGCAGGTCACCAAGAACatccaggagctgctgcgggcTGCCCAGGAGTCCAAGCACGACAG CTTTGTGCCCTGCTCGGAGAAGATCCACTTGGCCGTGACGGAGATGGCATCGCTCTTCCCCAAG aaGCCGGCGCTGGAGACGGTGCGGAGCTCGCTGCGGCTGCTCAACGCCAGCGCCTACCGGCTGCAGAGCGAGTGCCGCAAGACCGTGCCCCCCGAGCCGGGCGCCGCCGTGGACTACCAGCTCCTGACGCAGCAGGTCATCCAGTGTGCCTACGACATCGCCAAGGCCGCCAAGCAGCTGGTCACCATCACCACCCGCGAGAAGAAGCAGTGA
- the GIT1 gene encoding ARF GTPase-activating protein GIT1 isoform X2, giving the protein MSRKAQRAEVCADCSAPDPGWASINRGVLICDECCSVHRSLGRHISIVKHLRHSPWPATLLQMVHTLASNGANSIWEHSLLDPAQVQSGRRKANPQDKVHPTKSEFIRAKYQMLAFVHKLPCRDDDGVTAKDLSKQLHSSVRTGNLETCLRLLSLGAQANFFHPEKGTTPLHVAAKAGQILQAELLVVYGADPGAPDVNGRTPIDYARQAAQHELAERLVECQYELTDRLAFYLCGRKPDHKNGHYIIPQMADSLDLSELAKAAKKKLQALSNRLFEELAMDVYDEVDRRENDAVWLTTQNHSTLVTERSAVPFLPVNPEYSATRNQGRQKLARFNAREFATLLIDILGEAKRRQQGKSLLSPTGDLDFSLRSQSDLDDQHDYDSVASDEDTDQELLRNASRNNRARSMDSSDLSDGPITLQEYLEVKKALAASEAKVQQLMKVNNSLSDELRRLQREIHKLQSENTQIRQQTGPPHPAPAPSERPEHGHPPGTAPPHRRDRQAFSMYEPGSALKPFGQPVEELVTRLQPFGSSEAEDEALYSMHVPASVYRMRKGPSASSMPFPPSSPLLSCPPDGARHMSKLDRHGSGTDSDYDNTQAGEILLGVEGKRFVELSKDEDFPHELDPLDGELDPGLPSTEDVILKTEQVTKNIQELLRAAQESKHDSFVPCSEKIHLAVTEMASLFPKKPALETVRSSLRLLNASAYRLQSECRKTVPPEPGAAVDYQLLTQQVIQCAYDIAKAAKQLVTITTREKKQ; this is encoded by the exons ACCCCGGCTGGGCCTCCATCAACCGCGGCGTCCTCATCTGCGACGAGTGCTGCAGCGTGCACCGCAGCCTGGGCCGCCACATCTCCATCGTCAAGCACCTGCGCCACAGCCCCTGGCCCGCCACCCTGCTCCAG ATGGTGCACACCTTGGCCAGCAACGGGGCCAACTCCATCTGGGAGCACTCGCTGCTGGATCCGGCCCAGGTGCAGAGCGGGCGCCGCAAGGCCAACCCGCAGGACAAAGTGCA ccccaccaaGTCCGAGTTCATCCGCGCCAAGTACCAGATGCTGGCCTTCGTCCACAAGCTGCCCTGCCGGGACGACGACGGCGTCACCGCCAAGGACCTCAGCAAG CAATTGCACTCCAGCGTGCGGACGGGCAACCTGGAGACCTGCCTGCGCCTGCTCTCGCTGGGGGCTCAGGCCAACTTCTTCCACCCG GAGAAGGGCACCACGCCGCTGCACGTGGCGGCCAAGGCCGGGCAGatcctgcaggcagagctgctggtggtCTACGGCGCCGACCCCGGGGCGCCCGACGTGAACGGCCGGACCCCCATCGACTACGCCAG GCAGGCGGCCCAGCACGAGCTGGCGGAGCGGCTGGTGGAGTGCCAGTACGAGCTGACCGACCGGCTGGCCTTCTACCTCTGCGGCAGGAAGCCGG ACCACAAGAACGGGCACTACATCATCCCGCAGATGGCAGACAG CCTGGACCTCTCCGAGCTGGCCAAGGCGGCGAAGAAGAAGCTGCAGGCG ctcagcaacCGCCTCTTCGAGGAGCTGGCCATGGACGTGTACGACGAGGTGGATCGCCGGGAGAACGACGCGG TGTGGCTGACGACGCAGAACCACAGCACGCTGGTGACGGAGCGCAGCGCCGTCCCCTTCCTGCCCGTCAACCCCGAGTACTCGGCCACCCGCAACCAG GGCCGGCAGAAGTTGGCCAGGTTCAACGCCAGGGAGTTCGCCACGCTGCTCATCGACATCCTCGGGGAGGCCAAGCGCCGGCAGCAAGGGAAGAGCCTGCTGAGCCCCACGGGCGACCTCGACTTCTCCCTGCGGAGCCAGAGCGACCTGGACGACCAGCACGACTACGACAGCGTCGCCTCCGACGAGGACACGGaccaggagctgctgcgcaACGCCTCCCGCAACAACCGTGCCCGG AGCATGGACTCCTCGGACCTGTCGGATGGCCCCATCACGCTGCAGGAGTACCTGGAGGTGAAGAAGGCCCTGGCCGCCTCGGAGGCCAAGGTGCAGCAGCTGATGAAGGTGAACAACAGCCTGAGCGACGAGCTGCGCCGGCTGCAGCGCGAG ATCCACAAGCTGCAGTCGGAAAACACGCAGATCCGGCAGCAGACGGGGCCCCCgcacccggccccggcccccagcgAGCGCCCGGAGCACGGGCacccccccggcacggcccccccgCACCGCCGGGACCGCCAGGCCTTCTCCATGTACGAGCCCGGCTCGGCGCTGAAACCTTTCGGGCAGCcggtggaggagctggtgaccaggctgcagcccttcGGCAGCAGC GAGGCGGAGGACGAGGCTCTGTACTCCATGCACGTCCCGGCCAGCGTGTACCGG ATGCGGAAAGGTCCGTCGGCCTCCTCCATGCCCTTTCCCCCGTCCTCCCCGCTGCTCTCCTGCCCGCCTGATGGTGCCCGGCACATG AGCAAACTGGACCGGCACGGCAGCGGCACCGACAGCGACTACGACAACACCCAGGCGGGCGAGATCCTGCTTGG CGTGGAGGGGAAGCGTTTCGTGGAGCTGAGCAAGGACGAGGACTTCCCCCACGAGCTGGACCCGCTGGACGGGGAGCTGGATCCCGGGCTGCCCAGCACGGAGGACGTCATCCTCAAAACCGAGCAGGTCACCAAGAACatccaggagctgctgcgggcTGCCCAGGAGTCCAAGCACGACAG CTTTGTGCCCTGCTCGGAGAAGATCCACTTGGCCGTGACGGAGATGGCATCGCTCTTCCCCAAG aaGCCGGCGCTGGAGACGGTGCGGAGCTCGCTGCGGCTGCTCAACGCCAGCGCCTACCGGCTGCAGAGCGAGTGCCGCAAGACCGTGCCCCCCGAGCCGGGCGCCGCCGTGGACTACCAGCTCCTGACGCAGCAGGTCATCCAGTGTGCCTACGACATCGCCAAGGCCGCCAAGCAGCTGGTCACCATCACCACCCGCGAGAAGAAGCAGTGA